A stretch of the Argentina anserina chromosome 6, drPotAnse1.1, whole genome shotgun sequence genome encodes the following:
- the LOC126801009 gene encoding coatomer subunit beta-1-like isoform X3 yields the protein MEKSCTLLVHFDKGTPALANEIKGALEGNDDEAKIEALKQAIMLLLNGDTIPHLFITIIRYVLPSEDHTVQKLLLLYLEIIDKTDSRGKVLPEMILICQNLRNNLQSPNEYIRGVTLRFLCRLNESEIIEPLMPSILANLEHRHPFVRRNAVSAVMYVYKLPQGEQLLVDAPEIIERFLTSEQDQSSKRNAFLMLFNCAQDRAVSYLFSNIERIIDWSEQLQLVVLELIRKVCRVNKSEKGKYIKVIISLLNAQSSAVVYECANTLVSLSSAPTAVRAAANTYCQLLLSQSDNNVKLIVLDRINELKASHREILVELVMDVLRALSSPNPDIRRKTLDIVLDLITPGNIDEVVMMLKKEVVKTQGAELEKNGEYRQMLVQAIYSCAVKFPEVASTVVHPLMDFLGDSNVASATDVAIFVREIIETNPKLRVSIITRLLDTFYQIRSSRVCTYALWIIGEYCLSLSEVESGIATIKQCLGELPFYTASEETEAQDVSRNTHTQVMNSSTVSSRRPVVLADGTYATQSAALETAMSAPVLVQGSLASVGNLRSLILSGDFFLESVVACTLTKLVLRLEEVQPSKVEVNKVTAQALLFMVSMLQLGQSPVLPHPIDNDSHDRIVLCIRLLCNKGEELKKIWLKSCRESFVTMLEDKKHREIQESKAMAQISNAQPDDLIDFYHLKSRKGMSQLELEDEVQDDLKRATGEFIKDGDDANRLNRILQLTGFSDPVYAEAYVTVNHYDIALDVTIINRTKATLQNLCLELATMGDLKLVERPQNYTLAPESTKQIKANIKVSSTETGVIFGNIVYETSSNSLERTVIVLNDIHIDIMDYISPASCADVLFRTMWAEFEWENKVSVNTVIEDEKEFLNHIVKATNMKCLTPPSALEGECGVLAANLYARSVFGEDALVNVSVEKQADGKLGGYIRIRSKTQGIALSLGDKFTLKQKGGF from the exons ATGGAGAAGTCATGCACTCTCCTGGTCCATTTCGACAAGGGCACGCCGGCCCTCGCCAACGAGATCAAGGGAGCTCTCGAAGGCAACGACGACGAAGCCAAGATCGAAGCCCTCAAGCAAGCCATCATGCTCCTCCTCAACGGCGACACCATCCCCCACCTCTTCATCACCATCATCCGCTACGTCCTCCCCTCCGAGGACCACACCGTCCAGaagctcctcctcctctacctcGAGATCATCGACAAGACCGATTCCCGCGGCAAGGTCCTCCCGGAGATGATCCTCATCTGCCAGAACCTCCGCAACAACCTCCAGAGCCCCAACGAGTACATCCGCGGCGTCACTCTCCGTTTCCTCTGCCGCTTGAACGAGTCCGAGATCATCGAGCCTTTGATGCCTTCGATTCTGGCCAATCTGGAGCACCGGCATCCGTTTGTGCGGCGCAACGCCGTCAGCGCCGTCATGTATGTGTATAAGCTTCCGCAGGGCGAGCAGTTACTGGTGGACGCGCCGGAGATCATCGAGCGGTTCTTGACCTCCGAGCAGGATCAGTCTAGTAAGCGAAACGCTTTCCTTATGCTGTTTAATTGTGCTCAGGATAGAGCTGTTAGTTATTTGTTTTCGAATATCGAAAGGATTATTGATTGGAGTGAGCAGCTACAATTGGTTGTGTTGGAGTTGATTAGGAAGGTCTGTAGAGTCAATAAGAGTGAGAAGGGGAAGTACATTAAGGTTATTATATCATTGCTTAATGCTCAGTCCAGTGCCGTCGTTTACGAGTGTGCCAATACACTCGTGTCGCTGTCGTCTGCGCCGACTGCGGTTCGTGCTGCGGCCAATACTTACTGTCAGTTGTTGCTGTCGCAGAGCGACAACAATGTGAAGTTGATTGTGCTGGATAGGATAAATGAGCTTAAGGCTTCACATCGGGAGATATTGGTGGAGTTGGTTATGGATGTGCTCAGGGCTCTCTCAAGTCCAAATCCTGATATCAGGAGGAAGACGCTTGATATTGTGCTTGACTTGATTACTCCTGGGAATATTGATGAGGTTGTGATGATGTTGAAGAAGGAGGTCGTCAAGACTCAGGGTGCTGAGCTTGAGAAGAATGGGGAGTACAGGCAGATGCTGGTGCAGGCTATATATTCGTGTGCAGTTAAGTTTCCTGAGGTGGCAAGCACGGTGGTCCATCCTTTGATGGATTTCTTGGGCGACTCCAATGTGGCTTCAGCTACGGATGTGGCTATTTTTGTGCGTGAGATTATTGAAACCAACCCCAAGTTGCGTGTGTCTATTATTACAAGGCTGTTGGATACTTTTTATCAGATAAGGTCTTCAAGGGTGTGTACTTATGCTCTTTGGATTATCGGGGAATATTGCCTGTCACTTTCTGAGGTTGAAAGTGGGATTGCAACCATTAAGCAGTGTCTTGGGGAGCTCCCGTTTTACACAGCTTCTGAGGAGACTGAGGCACAAGATGTTTCTAGGAATACTCATACTCAGGTGATGAACTCTTCTACTGTGTCTTCCAGGAGACCTGTAGTCCTTGCAGATGGTACATATGCTACCCAGTCTGCTGCACTGGAAACTGCGATGTCTGCTCCTGTCCTTGTTCAAGGATCCTTGGCTTCTGTAGGGAACTTGAGATCACTGATTCTTTCAGGTGACTTTTTCCTGGAGTCAGTTGTTGCTTGCACGTTAACAAAGCTTGTTTTGAGACTGGAAGAGGTCCAGCCTTCTAAAGTTGAAGTTAACAAGGTAACCGCACAGGCTTTGTTGTTCATGGTGTCTATGCTACAACTGGGTCAATCACCGGTCCTTCCACATCCTATTGATAATGATTCTCATGACCGAATTGTTCTTTGCATTCGATTGTTATGCAATAAAGGTGAAGAACTGAAAAAGATATGGCTAAAGTCTTGTAGAGAAAGTTTTGTTACAATGCTTGAAGATAAGAAGCATCGGGAAATACAGGAAAGTAAAGCTATGGCCCAGATATCAAATGCGCAACCCGATGATCTTATTGATTTCTACCATCTTAAGAGTCGAAAG GGTATGAGCCAGCTTGAGTTGGAAGATGAGGTTCAAGATGATCTCAAACGTGCTACTGGAGAGTTTATAAAGGATGGAGATGATGCAAACAGACTCAACCGCATTCTTCAGCTAACAGGATTCAGCGATCCTGTTTATGCTGAAGCCTATGTTACAGTTAATCATTATGATATTGCTCTTGATGTTACCATCATCAACCGAACCAAGGCAACCCTTCAAAATTTGTGCTTGGAGTTGGCCACGATGGGCGATCTCAAACTAGTGGAGCGTCCTCAGAACTATACACTAGCTCCGGAATCAACTAAACAGATAAAAGCAAACATCAAGGTCTCTTCAACTGAAACAGGAGTTATATTTGGTAACATTGTTTATGAGACATCTTCAAATTCGCTTGAGAGAACAGTTATAGTTCTTAATGACATCCATattgatataatggattacaTCTCTCCGGCTTCATGTGCTGATGTGTTATTTCGAACAATGTGGGCCGAGTTTGAATGGGAAAATAAG GTTTCTGTAAATACTGTTAttgaagatgaaaaggaaTTTTTGAACCACATTGTTAAAGCAACTAACATGAAGTGCCTGACTCCACC ATCGGCCCTGGAAGGAGAGTGTGGAGTCCTGGCTGCCAATCTGTATGCGAGGAGTGTTTTCGGGGAGGATGCTTTGGTGAATGTGAGTGTTGAGAAACAAGCAGATGGTAAGCTAGGTGGATACATTAGAATCAGAAGCAAGACTCAAGGTATTGCACTGAGTCTTGGCGACAAGTTCACCTTGAAACAGAAGGGTGGTTTTTGA
- the LOC126801009 gene encoding coatomer subunit beta-1-like isoform X1: MTEKSCTLLVHFDKGTPALANEIKGALEGNDVEAKIEALKQAIMLLLNGDTIPHLFITIIRYVLPSEDHTVQKLLLLYLEIIDKTDSRGKVLPEMILICQNLRNNLQSPNEYIRGVTLRFLCRLNESEIIEPLMPSILANLEHRHPFVRRNAVSAVMYVYKLPQGEQLLVDAPEIIERFLTSEQDQSSKRNAFLMLFNCAQDRAVSYLFSNIERIIDWSEQLQLVVLELIRKVCRVNKSEKGKYIKVIISLLNAQSSAVVYECANTLVSLSSAPTAVRAAANTYCQLLLSQSDNNVKLIVLDRINELKASHREILVELVMDVLRALSSPNPDIRRKTLDIVLDLITPGNIDEVVMMLKKEVVKTQGAELEKNGEYRQMLVQAIYSCAVKFPEVASTVVHPLMDFLGDSNVASATDVAIFVREIIETNPKLRVSIITRLLDTFYQIRSSRVCTYALWIIGEYCLSLSEVESGIATIKQCLGELPFYTASEETEAQDVSRNTHTQVMNSSTVSSRRPVVLADGTYATQSAALETAMSAPVLVQGSLASVGNLRSLILSGDFFLESVVACTLTKLVLRLEEVQPSKVEVNKVTAQALLFMVSMLQLGQSPVLPHPIDNDSHDRIVLCIRLLCNKGEELKKIWLKSCRESFVTMLEDKKHREIQESKAMAQISNAQPDDLIDFYHLKSRKGMSQLELEDEVQDDLKRATGEFIKDGDDANRLNRILQLTGFSDPVYAEAYVTVNHYDIALDVTIINRTKATLQNLCLELATMGDLKLVERPQNYTLAPESTKQIKANIKVSSTETGVIFGNIVYETSSNSLERTVIVLNDIHIDIMDYISPASCADVLFRTMWAEFEWENKVSVNTVIEDEKEFLNHIVKATNMKCLTPPSALEGECGVLAANLYARSVFGEDALVNVSVEKQADGKLGGYIRIRSKTQGIALSLGDKFTLKQKGGF, from the exons ATCGAAGCCCTCAAGCAAGCCATCATGCTCCTCCTCAACGGCGACACCATCCCCCACCTCTTCATCACCATCATCCGCTACGTCCTCCCCTCCGAGGACCACACCGTCCAGaagctcctcctcctctacctcGAGATCATCGACAAGACCGATTCCCGCGGCAAGGTCCTCCCGGAGATGATCCTCATCTGCCAGAACCTCCGCAACAACCTCCAGAGCCCCAACGAGTACATCCGCGGCGTCACTCTCCGTTTCCTCTGCCGCTTGAACGAGTCCGAGATCATCGAGCCTTTGATGCCTTCGATTCTGGCCAATCTGGAGCACCGGCATCCGTTTGTGCGGCGCAACGCCGTCAGCGCCGTCATGTATGTGTATAAGCTTCCGCAGGGCGAGCAGTTACTGGTGGACGCGCCGGAGATCATCGAGCGGTTCTTGACCTCCGAGCAGGATCAGTCTAGTAAGCGAAACGCTTTCCTTATGCTGTTTAATTGTGCTCAGGATAGAGCTGTTAGTTATTTGTTTTCGAATATCGAAAGGATTATTGATTGGAGTGAGCAGCTACAATTGGTTGTGTTGGAGTTGATTAGGAAGGTCTGTAGAGTCAATAAGAGTGAGAAGGGGAAGTACATTAAGGTTATTATATCATTGCTTAATGCTCAGTCCAGTGCCGTCGTTTACGAGTGTGCCAATACACTCGTGTCGCTGTCGTCTGCGCCGACTGCGGTTCGTGCTGCGGCCAATACTTACTGTCAGTTGTTGCTGTCGCAGAGCGACAACAATGTGAAGTTGATTGTGCTGGATAGGATAAATGAGCTTAAGGCTTCACATCGGGAGATATTGGTGGAGTTGGTTATGGATGTGCTCAGGGCTCTCTCAAGTCCAAATCCTGATATCAGGAGGAAGACGCTTGATATTGTGCTTGACTTGATTACTCCTGGGAATATTGATGAGGTTGTGATGATGTTGAAGAAGGAGGTCGTCAAGACTCAGGGTGCTGAGCTTGAGAAGAATGGGGAGTACAGGCAGATGCTGGTGCAGGCTATATATTCGTGTGCAGTTAAGTTTCCTGAGGTGGCAAGCACGGTGGTCCATCCTTTGATGGATTTCTTGGGCGACTCCAATGTGGCTTCAGCTACGGATGTGGCTATTTTTGTGCGTGAGATTATTGAAACCAACCCCAAGTTGCGTGTGTCTATTATTACAAGGCTGTTGGATACTTTTTATCAGATAAGGTCTTCAAGGGTGTGTACTTATGCTCTTTGGATTATCGGGGAATATTGCCTGTCACTTTCTGAGGTTGAAAGTGGGATTGCAACCATTAAGCAGTGTCTTGGGGAGCTCCCGTTTTACACAGCTTCTGAGGAGACTGAGGCACAAGATGTTTCTAGGAATACTCATACTCAGGTGATGAACTCTTCTACTGTGTCTTCCAGGAGACCTGTAGTCCTTGCAGATGGTACATATGCTACCCAGTCTGCTGCACTGGAAACTGCGATGTCTGCTCCTGTCCTTGTTCAAGGATCCTTGGCTTCTGTAGGGAACTTGAGATCACTGATTCTTTCAGGTGACTTTTTCCTGGAGTCAGTTGTTGCTTGCACGTTAACAAAGCTTGTTTTGAGACTGGAAGAGGTCCAGCCTTCTAAAGTTGAAGTTAACAAGGTAACCGCACAGGCTTTGTTGTTCATGGTGTCTATGCTACAACTGGGTCAATCACCGGTCCTTCCACATCCTATTGATAATGATTCTCATGACCGAATTGTTCTTTGCATTCGATTGTTATGCAATAAAGGTGAAGAACTGAAAAAGATATGGCTAAAGTCTTGTAGAGAAAGTTTTGTTACAATGCTTGAAGATAAGAAGCATCGGGAAATACAGGAAAGTAAAGCTATGGCCCAGATATCAAATGCGCAACCCGATGATCTTATTGATTTCTACCATCTTAAGAGTCGAAAG GGTATGAGCCAGCTTGAGTTGGAAGATGAGGTTCAAGATGATCTCAAACGTGCTACTGGAGAGTTTATAAAGGATGGAGATGATGCAAACAGACTCAACCGCATTCTTCAGCTAACAGGATTCAGCGATCCTGTTTATGCTGAAGCCTATGTTACAGTTAATCATTATGATATTGCTCTTGATGTTACCATCATCAACCGAACCAAGGCAACCCTTCAAAATTTGTGCTTGGAGTTGGCCACGATGGGCGATCTCAAACTAGTGGAGCGTCCTCAGAACTATACACTAGCTCCGGAATCAACTAAACAGATAAAAGCAAACATCAAGGTCTCTTCAACTGAAACAGGAGTTATATTTGGTAACATTGTTTATGAGACATCTTCAAATTCGCTTGAGAGAACAGTTATAGTTCTTAATGACATCCATattgatataatggattacaTCTCTCCGGCTTCATGTGCTGATGTGTTATTTCGAACAATGTGGGCCGAGTTTGAATGGGAAAATAAG GTTTCTGTAAATACTGTTAttgaagatgaaaaggaaTTTTTGAACCACATTGTTAAAGCAACTAACATGAAGTGCCTGACTCCACC ATCGGCCCTGGAAGGAGAGTGTGGAGTCCTGGCTGCCAATCTGTATGCGAGGAGTGTTTTCGGGGAGGATGCTTTGGTGAATGTGAGTGTTGAGAAACAAGCAGATGGTAAGCTAGGTGGATACATTAGAATCAGAAGCAAGACTCAAGGTATTGCACTGAGTCTTGGCGACAAGTTCACCTTGAAACAGAAGGGTGGTTTTTGA
- the LOC126798747 gene encoding exocyst complex component EXO70A1: MADVEYVKNLQAARKILRASLEKSSAISSKLDEIGPRLEDIRRRLPTLEAAIKPFSMQKCSYFAIRDQINGAIGPAAAVLKVYDVVRELEESLLHESCADLAAYLSSMKMLEEALGFLADNCGLAIQWLEAIVEFREDTVFSSDQSLLNVKKSLRILHELHEIKERARLEGGPLNAAFNKLKTEFRSLLMENNVTTTTCATLLPLTMPVIQKLQAIAGRLDGDIRLEKCIVLYIEVRSLNAQRSLQALDLDYLEIQVTEFDDIQSIESHIDQWCKDLDYVVTDLIELEYKLCNDIFENNKSGAWKHCVARLAEEYRLIYFLQFGRNVTKMKKDPLKLLKLLDIFALMESLRSNFNRLFGGEACTDIRTLTRELVKAVVNGAYEIFQELPCQVEMQRRFSPPSDGGIPGLVSYITKYCDQLLGDDYRPLLAQVLKIRQSWNQDEYGDGFLSNHIIIIMKEVGVNLDAWSKAYEDVCLSYLFMMNNHCHFCQLKGTKLGDIMGDSWLDAHEQYRDNSAALYLRECWGKLLLLITRKDLDSIQESEKKQLKEFNEGFDERYKKQSNWVICDENLRQKVCQILVQAVVPAYRSYMQKYGVLVEQDASASKYVKHTTQSMENMITSMFQPKLVKKHCSTKNIRFGKLKNLVQNQFRVTLTAM, from the coding sequence ATGGCTGATGTTGAATATGTCAAGAATCTCCAAGCTGCACGAAAAATCTTGAGGGCTAGTCTGGAGAAATCTAGTGCTATTTCTTCGAAGCTAGATGAAATCGGGCCTAGATTGGAAGACATTCGGCGGAGATTGCCAACTTTGGAAGCTGCAATTAAACCtttctccatgcaaaaatgtAGTTACTTTGCAATCAGGGACCAAATCAATGGTGCCATTGGCCCTGCTGCTGCTGTTCTCAAAGTCTATGATGTTGTTCGTGAACTTGAGGAGTCACTACTTCATGAGTCATGTGCTGATCTTGCTGCTTATCTTTCATCTATGAAGATGCTAGAAGAAGCTTTGGGATTCCTTGCTGACAACTGTGGGCTGGCCATTCAGTGGCTTGAGGCCATTGTTGAGTTTCGGGAAGACACTGTTTTTTCCAGTGATCAAAGCCTCTTGAATGTAAAGAAATCTCTGAGGATCCTACATGAGTTGCATGAAATCAAGGAGCGTGCTCGTCTTGAGGGAGGACCTCTCAATGCTGCATTCAACAAACTTAAGACTGAATTCAGAAGTCTGTTGATGGAGAACAATGTTACAACAACAACCTGTGCTACTTTATTACCACTGACTATGCCGGTAATCCAAAAGCTTCAAGCCATAGCTGGGAGATTGGATGGTGATATTCGGCTTGAAAAGTGCATAGTCTTGTACATTGAAGTTCGGAGTTTAAATGCACAAAGAAGCTTgcaggcacttgatctggactACCTTGAGATACAAGTCACCGAATTCGATGACATCCAAAGCATCGAGTCTCATATCGATCAATGGTGCAAGGATTTGGACTATGTTGTGACAGACTTAATTGAGCTGGAGTACAAACTCTGTAACGATATCTTTGAGAATAACAAATCAGGTGCTTGGAAGCACTGTGTTGCAAGACTAGCTGAGGAATATAGACTCATCTATTTTCTTCAGTTTGGAAGGAATGTCACTAAGATGAAGAAAGACCCTCTCAAGCTCTTGAAGCTGCTAGATATATTTGCACTTATGGAAAGTCTAAGATCAAATTTCAACCGGCTATTTGGTGGAGAGGCCTGCACTGACATTCGGACCCTGACAAGGGAACTAGTGAAGGCAGTAGTGAACGGTGCTTACGAGATTTTCCAGGAGCTTCCTTGTCAAGTGGAGATGCAGCGGCGGTTTTCTCCGCCTTCAGATGGTGGCATTCCCGGGTTAGTAAGCTATATAACTAAATACTGTGACCAACTACTAGGGGATGACTATAGGCCACTCTTGGCCCAGGTCTTGAAGATTCGTCAGAGCTGGAATCAAGATGAGTATGGAGATGGTTTCCTTAGTAACCACATTATTATCATAATGAAGGAAGTTGGGGTAAATCTTGATGCATGGTCCAAGGCGTATGAAGATGTCTGCCTCTCCTACCTCTTTATGATGAACAACCATTGCCATTTCTGTCAACTAAAAGGCACAAAGCTCGGCGATATCATGGGAGATTCTTGGTTGGATGCTCATGAGCAGTACAGGGACAATAGTGCAGCTCTCTACTTAAGAGAATGCTGGGGAAAGCTGCTGCTTCTTATAACTCGGAAGGATTTAGATTCAATTCAGGAGTCTGAAAAGAAGCAGCTGAAAGAATTCAATGAGGGTTTCGATGAAAGGTACAAGAAGCAATCGAATTGGGTCATATGTGACGAAAATTTGAGGCAGAAAGTATGCCAGATTTTGGTGCAGGCAGTTGTACCAGCTTACAGGAGCTACATGCAAAAGTATGGTGTTTTGGTGGAACAAGATGCAAGTGCTAGTAAATATGTGAAGCACACAACACAAAGCATGGAGAATATGATTACTTCCATGTTTCAGCCAAAACTGGTTAAGAAGCATTGCAGCACCAAAAATATACGCTTTGGTAAGCTGAAAAACCTGGTGCAAAATCAATTTCGTGTTACTCTTACAGCTATGTGA
- the LOC126797221 gene encoding ABC transporter C family member 8-like has translation KGDVHDLEEIEIKYRQNAPLVLKGITCTFKEGTRVGVVGRTGSGKTTLFRLVEPSSGDIVIDGLDICSIGLTDLRMKLSIIPQEPVLFRGSIGTNLDPLGLYSDDEIWRTLEKCQLKAKVSSLPNLLDSSVSDEGENWSAGQRQLFCLGRVLLKRNRILVLDEVTASIDSATDAILQRIIRLEFADCTVITVAHRVPTVIDSNMVMVFSADIWRFFFSEHVGNLVEYEEPSKLLDTNSYFSKLVAEYWSSCNNNGCPLPTPEKPFHLDT, from the exons AAAGGTGATGTGCATGATCTAGAAGAAATAGAA ATAAAATATCGTCAAAACGCTCCACTGGTTCTCAAGGGAATCACTTGCACATTCAAAGAAGGAACTAGAGTAGGAGTTGTGGGAAGGACAGGAAGTGGGAAAACTACTTTGTTTCGATTAGTAGAGCCGAGTAGTGGTGACATTGTAATAGATGGACTAGACATCTGCTCTATTGGACTAACGGATTTGAGAATGAAGCTCAGCATTATCCCTCAAGAACCGGTTCTTTTCAGGGGTAGCATTGGAACCAACTTGGATCCTCTAGGCTTATACAGTGATGATGAAATATGGAGG ACCCTAGAGAAGTGTCAGCTAAAGGCAAAAGTCAGCAGTCTACCCAATCTACTAGACTCATCTG TGAGTGATGAAGGGGAAAATTGGAGTGCCGGGCAGCGGCAGCTGTTCTGCCTTGGAAGAGTGCTTCTTAAGAGGAACAGAATTCTAGTTCTAGATGAGGTCACTGCTTCCATTGATTCCGCAACAGATGCCATTCTTCAAAGAATAATCAGGCTAGAATTTGCAGACTGCACAGTGATAACAGTTGCTCATAGAGTTCCAACAGTTATAGACAGCAACATGGTCATG GTATTTTCTGCTGATATTtggaggttttttttttctgaacaTGTAGGGAACCTAGTGGAATATGAAGAACCCTCAAAGCTCTTGGATACCAATTCCTACTTCTCCAAGCTTGTAGCCGAGTATTGGTCAAGCTGCAATAATAACGGATGCCCATTGCCAACACCTGAGAAACCGTTCCATCTTGATACATGA